In Cryptomeria japonica chromosome 10, Sugi_1.0, whole genome shotgun sequence, a genomic segment contains:
- the LOC131859249 gene encoding protein LURP-one-related 11-like: MAQVHPDSILSSPHVFIDHKFCSASATHFTVWKKSLLLNGKGFTVFNSLGNLVFRVDNYASNAKNEVLLMDDAGQLLLTLRRKRWSIGKRWEAFRGDPMQSEKPTFSLVKSLGFSNKITANVFANRGRKSKVYDYKIEGSCKSSCTIFSVSGETIAQVKRKEAKLDIVLGNDILNLVVEGRVDQAFVMGLLIMFDQIS; this comes from the exons ATGGCTCAAGTGCATCCTGATTCTATCTTATCATCTCCCCATGTTTTTATCGATCATAAATTTTGTTCAGCCTCAGCTACCCACTTCACAGTTTGGAAGAAATCCCTCTTACTGAATGGCAAAGGATTCACCGTGTTCAATTCCTTGGGAAATCTGGTTTTCAGAGTGGATAATTATGCATCCAATGCTAAAAATGAAGTGCTTCTCATGGATGATGCAGGCCAGCTTCTTCTCACATTAAGGCGCAAG AGATGGAGTATTGGGAAAAGATGGGAAGCATTCAGAGGAGATCCCATGCAGTCTGAGAAGCCCACATTTAGCCTTGTAAAGTCTTTGGGATTCTCAAACAAAATTACCGCCAATGTATTTGCAAATCGAGGTAGAAAATCAAAGGTTTATGATTACAAGATCGAAGGGTCGTGCAAGTCATCATGCACAATATTCAGTGTCTCCGGAGAGACCATTGCACAG GTTAAACGAAAGGAAGCCAAATTAGATATAGTGCTCGGGAATGATATTCTCAATCTGGTTGTCGAAGGGAGAGTGGATCAAGCCTTTGTAATGGGACTGCTTATTATGTTTGATCAGATAAGTTGA